The uncultured Sunxiuqinia sp. genomic sequence TAAAATTTATTTTAAATCCGGCAGACGGGCCTGTCACCATGCCAACAACAATGACAACCAAAAGCAAATACAAGAAATACTTTTTCATTACTTGCCATCCGTTGCTAAAGCTACCGCCTAAAGTTGGTTTTAAACTCACGTAATTGATTAGTTCCATTGTTGAAGGTTTTAATATTTATTTCAAAACTACTGCGTTCAGTATTAATATCCTTCCTACTAAAGTCGTGTTTTGCACTTTTACGACTAAAGTAGCAGCAGAAACCAGCACTAAAGGTCTCTCGCACAGGAAAATCATTATATGGGAGTTTCATGTGTTGCACATGAAAGACAAACATGAAAAACGCTTTTGTATTTAATAATCCTACTTTGGTATGAGTGATGAATGGAGCCTTTTCACTATTTTGGCTAACGATATGAGAATCGGGATTTTTATAGTTTGTTTTATCGTTTCAGTTGGGTTGACCGCCCTGGGATTAATGACATCGTACCGACTGAAAAGGCTGGAAGAGAAACCATTTGCCTCTTCCCTATTTTATTACACTATTTTTCTGGCAGCTTTTGGCTTTTACAGCATCTGGAGTAATTTGATAGTTGAGTTTTTATTAAATCACGTTATCAGCTCAAGAGACACCTTAATAAATATTGTTGGTATTTTCCCATTCTTAGGATTTCCACTTTTAATCGTAGCCTGGTATTTATTCATTCAATTTAGTGTTGAATTGGTTGGATTTAAACTGAAACCTTACGTGAGTATCGCCTATTTTTCAGTTTGCATTCTACTATTTTTCTTTCTTGCCAATTATTTCAAAAATCAGCTCATTCAAGATGAAGCAATCAAGTTATCATTGATCGTTAAAGGTTTTGCAATAATACATTTGTTGGTTGTTGGAGTAGGCTGTATTTTGATACTACTTAGAAGTAAAAAACGGATGGAAGTAAAAAAAGAAGTAGTTGTAGCAGTCATATTTATTCCAATTTTATTAGCGGAAATTGCCTTATTCATGGTCTCTTCGCATTGGATTATTGTCGTCCTGTTCATCGTATTCTATTACAGTCACCCAGCTATTATTGGTAGTTATTTGTACTTTAAGAGATCATCAGGAAAATCGATAACTGATAATGAATTTGCATTGTTTTGCCGAGAGTTCGAAATATCAAAACGCGAGTCTGAAATCATTCAGGAAATTTGTCAGGGGAAAACCAACCAGGAAATTGCGGACTGTTTGTTTATTACCATCCAAACAGTGAAAGATCATGCGTCAAGAATTTACTTAAAAACCGGGGTTAAAAATCGAATTCAGTTGTCAAATCTTGTTGGGGAAAAAATAAAACCAGAGCCTGCAAAAAGCAAACCCTGATTTCAACCTTGGAGCTATGAGAATAAATCATCTGATAATCAAAACACATGGGCTTATAAAAAGGTTGACTCCGTGTTGTTAACTTTCGTAAAAAAATTAAAATTGTTCCAATCAGTCGCGAATATCTCCAAGTTTACACTTAAGAATACTAAATTTGAAGACCTAAAAAATTAATGTAGTGGAATTTTATTTCAACTCAACATACACATTTGGTCTATTTCTCTTCTGCATTGTTATTGCAGGCTTAGTCAGTTTTATATTATATAGAAAGACGAAGAAAGACAGCCCATTAACAAGTTTTCAGATTTATTTGCTTAGTGCGTTGCGATTCGTTTCCGTTTTTCTAATCGTTGCTTTATTTCTCGAACTAGCTATCCAACGAATTAAGCACGATAAGTTACAGCCCGAATTAATAATCGGAGTTGATAACTCCGAGTCGGTTAAGCAATATAGCAACACTATAAAGGATGTAGTCGCTCAATTAAATAGCGAGTTAAAAGGCCACTCTCCTACTTTTGTTTTATTTGACAGTCAGACAAATAAAGGAGATGCTGATTCTCTTCAATTTGATGGCAAGAGGTCTGATTATAGTAATTTTCTGAATGAGATTAATCAAAATTATCTAACCTCGAATATTGGCGCTGTTCTCATTTTGGGAGATGGCATTTTTAATGCCGGCACTGATCCTGTTTATGCCGCTAATTCGATCAGCTATCCAATTTATACAATTGGTTTTGGCGACACTGCCATTCATACCGATGCTGCCATTCGAAAAGTAACAGCCAATCCAACGGCCTATTTAGAGACAAATTTCCCTGTTGAGATTGATCTGAGTTTCAAAAAGGCTGCTGGTAAAATTGTAAACCTCACCGTTGAAACCAATGATAAGACGCTTTATTCAAGGGCTATTCGCATCCAGTCTGATGATTATTTCTTCACCGAAAATATTAGCCTAAACCCCATCAAGGAAGGTATTGCCCAATACGCTGTCCGCATTGATGAAGTTGGTGGCGAGGAAAACTTAGCTAACAATACTTACGATTTCTCAGTCAATGTAATTTCTGAAAAGCAAAAAATACTTATGCTAGCCCACGGACCACACCCCGATCTGGGAGCTATTACCGAGGCACTAAAAGCAAAAAACAACTACGAAGTTGAAACAGTCACCAGCTTATCAGACGGTTTTGATTTTACGGATTATAACCTGGTAATTATTCATCAGTTACCTGATGCCAGTCAGCAATCGGTTACCATGCTGGAGAAGTTAAAACAAAGCAAGCGTCCTTTTCTATTCATCTTTGGGAGAGAAAGCTCCATCGCTAGATTTAATAATCTGCAAACTGGCCTGCAAATAAAACCTACTAATAGTTTTGAGCAAATTACACCTGAAATAAACGATCAGTTTAGTCTGTTTCGGTTTAATCCAAACCAAATGAGGGATTTGAAAAATCTTCCACCACTGTTGGGCCCCTTTGGCGAAACGACAATTGACAACTCCTTTGAAATTTTTGCTGATCAGCTTGTCCAAACAATCAATTTGGAGCGTCCGTTAATTGCTTTTGGGAAAATTGAAGGACAAAGGCGAGGTTTCATTTTAGGAGAAGGTTTGTGGCGGTGGCGTATCCATAGCTACCTAAAAGATCGTTCACACAACTTATTTGATGAGTTCATCTTAAAAGCTGTTAATTACCTCATACTAAGAGTTAATGAAGATAACTTCAACCTGTTCTATAAGAATGAATATGCTGAGGATGAAGCGATAACCATGCAGGCAGAGCTTTTCAATGAAAGCTTTGAGTTGGTGAATTTTCCAGATTTAGAAATTGAAATTTCAGATGATACGGGACGAACTTATCAGGCTGTGTTTGACAAAGTAAATGAGGAATACAGACTTAATATTGGACGATTGCCCTCTGGAAGCTACTCTTTTAAAGCCATTACAAAACTTGGCGAAACCGAATATGGTGAAGAAGGAAGTTTTTATGTGAAAAAGATTCAAATTGAATTGACAGATACCAAAGCTAACTTCCGGTCTTTAAATCAAATAGCAGAAAAGACTGGAGGTAAGTTTTATCTTCCAGAACAGATCGGTGAACTAATTTCGTCATTAGAGAGTTCAAATCAGTTGAGGGCACAAAAAATAGAGACGCAGGTTTATCAGGAGTTTCTTTCAATGAAATGGCTATTTTTTGTCATCTTGTTTTTGCTAGCTTTGGAATGGTTTTTGAGAAAATATTGGGGTATTTACTAATTGTCAACCAATAACATGAAATTCAACTACTTCTATAAAATATTAGGTTTATCGGTTTTGGTTTTATTGCTGGCATCATGCGCCAGCACGTATAAAACAGTTTATATTGAAGTTGCTAAACCTTCTGAATATATCCTTCCGAATGACATTGTTAGTTTAACTTTAATGAACAGGGGGATTTCAAACGAATTTAAAAACTTCTCAGCAGACAGCCTTCAGGTCTATTTCTACAAACAAGGGTTTGATGTTGATGCTGCGGTTTTGGATAGCGCTGCTTCCGACACAACTTTGAAAGTACTTGCCGAATTGCTGTTTGAATCAGGAAGATATGATGTTGTCGTTCCTGAAAATAGAAATATTCCGCGTGACATCAGTTATTATCGTATTCCGAAACCATTAGACTGGGATTATGTAGCTGAAATTTGTGATACTTACAATACTGATGCGTTGCTTGTTATTGAAAGGTATATGAATAAAATAATGACAGATTATA encodes the following:
- a CDS encoding helix-turn-helix transcriptional regulator, which gives rise to MSDEWSLFTILANDMRIGIFIVCFIVSVGLTALGLMTSYRLKRLEEKPFASSLFYYTIFLAAFGFYSIWSNLIVEFLLNHVISSRDTLINIVGIFPFLGFPLLIVAWYLFIQFSVELVGFKLKPYVSIAYFSVCILLFFFLANYFKNQLIQDEAIKLSLIVKGFAIIHLLVVGVGCILILLRSKKRMEVKKEVVVAVIFIPILLAEIALFMVSSHWIIVVLFIVFYYSHPAIIGSYLYFKRSSGKSITDNEFALFCREFEISKRESEIIQEICQGKTNQEIADCLFITIQTVKDHASRIYLKTGVKNRIQLSNLVGEKIKPEPAKSKP